One Candidatus Hydrogenedentota bacterium genomic window, CAAGTACACCGACCAATACGACGCCGAGAACAGCGGCCATTATAATTTGCTTCTTGTTTTGTTCATTCATTTTGAGGTGTCCGCTTTACTGATAAACCTGAATGTACTCAAGATAAAAGACGCGGAGGAAACACCGTCTTTTTCTTCATTAATATCCAATTCCGATACTTTGAGATAACGCTCATCGCGCTCAAGCATATTGATGAAAGTGGCGATCTGGTGGAATTGCCCGTATGCCGTCACTTTATAAGGAATAATTTCTGTGTCTCCCGAGGTGGAAGTAGGCAGCGATGACAATTGCACACGCAACCCTATTTCTGCGCCCAGCAACTCAAAGCGATTTAACAGTCTCGGTATTTCTCGTTCGTCGGGCAGGCGGTCTTCAAAGATATCGACCAGTATTTTCATTTCCTGTGCTTCTTCACGCAACAGATCAATGGATTTGTTTACTTCTTCCGCCTGTTTCAAATTAGCCTGCACCGTTTTGAGATCATCACTACGCGTATCAATAGCTTGATTGATCCTGCGATATCCGAAAAAATAAAATGCGACAAAGAGCAGCGCGGCAATCAGGATCACTGTTGCGACAAAGATCAAGTCTTGTCGCGTCACTTTACCTTGTTGTATGTCCGTCATATGCTATCGTTACCTTTTGACTTCCCTTCCAACCTATGAAGCTTCTCATAGGCCGGAGTCGTGGTTTATGATCCCTAGCCGTT contains:
- the pilO gene encoding type 4a pilus biogenesis protein PilO, translating into MTDIQQGKVTRQDLIFVATVILIAALLFVAFYFFGYRRINQAIDTRSDDLKTVQANLKQAEEVNKSIDLLREEAQEMKILVDIFEDRLPDEREIPRLLNRFELLGAEIGLRVQLSSLPTSTSGDTEIIPYKVTAYGQFHQIATFINMLERDERYLKVSELDINEEKDGVSSASFILSTFRFISKADTSK